The window CAGGTAAACGCAGCGATCGCGAGACTTCGCGACGCAGCGACCGCGGCGTTTGAAGTGTTGTCTTGCAAAAAATAACTCGACTTCACCTATACCCGATTTTGCGAGCGGGTGTAGTCGGCGGAGTGAGCAGTTGTTTTAATGCCTGAAAAATATTTTGGATATCTACACTGTTATTCTCTACTTGCTTTTCCATTGCTTCCATCTTTAACAAAATATCTTTATGGGTCATCAGCAGCTCACGCATCTTAATGAAAACTTCTATGATACGAATACTCATTTGTTTTGCCCTGTTACTTTTAAGCACAGATGCACTTTGTAAAACACCATGTTCTGTAAAACAGAAAGGCTTATGGCGCAATCCCATTTTATCCGCGAAATTGGAGGTCACAAATTGTGACCTCCAATTTTTGAATTCATCATCAGACATTTCAAACATAAAATGTTTGGGAAAAATATCTAAATTACGTTTTACTGCTTGGTGACAGGTCGCGACCTGTCGCTACTATTTTCCGGTCATCATCATCACTTACATGTTCACGCCGCCATATCTCAAATTCTCTATTGTCCATTTCAAACATAAAATCCACCGGAAATCTTGCTGCATTTCTGCGGACCGCCTCTTTCAGTCGTTTTGTTTCTACTCCATACAAAAGGGCAAGATCTCTATCGATCATTACTTTCTGCTCACGGATCAAATAAATTTGACTGATGATGCTTTCATCTGGAATTAGTATTAAATTACTCATAATGTTTTGTTTTTTAAATTGTTACAATTTGGAGGACGCAAATTGCGTCCTCCAAATTGTAATCTATTGTTTATCTGTTATTTATCATCTTGCATAGGTGACAGGTCGCGACCTGTCGCTACAACAATTATTTCCCCCAATTTGCGCGATCCATACTGCGGTAATTGATGGCTTCTGAGAGATGTTCATTGTGAACGGCAATACTGTCATCCATATCCGCGATGGGACGGGCTACTTTCAGGATGCGGTCGTAGGCTCTGGCGCTGAGGTCGAGGCGTTCCATGGCGGATTTCATGAGTTGCGATCCGGCTTCATCGATGCGGCAATGCTCGCGAATCTGCCGGCTGCTCATCATCGCGTTGCAATGAACTCCATCGGCCTCTTTGAATCGTTCAGATTGAATTTCTCTTGCCCGCATTACTCTTTCCCGAATAACGGCACTCGGCTCTGATGTGCGCTGGGTATGCAGTTCTCTGAAAGGAACAGGTACCACTTCTATATGCAAGTCGATACGATCCAATAAGGGTCCGGAGATCCGCTGCAGATACCGATCTACCACACCGAAGCCGCAGGTACAATCCTTCTCAGGATGATTGAGGAATCCGCAGGGGCAGGGATTCATACTGGCGAGCAACATAAAGCTACTCGGATATTCTACGGCAAACTTCGCTCTGGAAATGGTGACTTTCCTATCCTCCAATGGTTGCCGCATCACCTCCAGCACAGCGCGTTTAAATTCGGGAAGCTCATCCAGGAATAATACGCCATTATGTGCAAGAGAAATCTCTCCCGGCTTCGGATAGCCTCCACCACCAACAAGTGCCACATCGCTGATCGTATGATGCGGTGCGCGAAAGGGTCGCTCGCGAATGAGTCCGAGGCCGCGGGTGAGTTTGCCGGCTACTGAATGAATCTTTGTAGTCTCCAATGCTTCTTCCGCGCTGAGTTCAGGAAGAATTCCCGGCATGCGACGTGCGAGCATCGTTTTACCCGCTCCCGGCGGACCAATTAAAATCACATTATGCCCTCCTGCTGCCGCGACTTCCAATGCGCGCTTGATATTCTCCTGTCCCTTGACATCTGAAAAATCCATTTCAGGGTTCATCTTTGCCTTCAACGTTTCTTTGAGATTGAAGAGCACGGGCTCATGGTGAAACAAGCCATTAAGGAATCCGATCACCTCCTTCAGGCTTTCCATTCCGTATACTTCGATGCCATCCACCACAGCCGCTTCCAGTTCATTGGCATGGGG of the Bacteroidota bacterium genome contains:
- a CDS encoding ORF6N domain-containing protein, whose translation is MFPKHFMFEMSDDEFKNWRSQFVTSNFADKMGLRHKPFCFTEHGVLQSASVLKSNRAKQMSIRIIEVFIKMRELLMTHKDILLKMEAMEKQVENNSVDIQNIFQALKQLLTPPTTPARKIGYR
- a CDS encoding ORF6N domain-containing protein, with product MSNLILIPDESIISQIYLIREQKVMIDRDLALLYGVETKRLKEAVRRNAARFPVDFMFEMDNREFEIWRREHVSDDDDRKIVATGRDLSPSSKT
- a CDS encoding YifB family Mg chelatase-like AAA ATPase, producing the protein MDEIEDEEFIIKEVLPSKLVKTFSATIIGVDATTVSLEVHAAQGQPKTFWSGLPDIAVRESQSRIEAALKVNGFRWPGMRMVINLAPADIRKEGSAFDLPIALAILAASGQIPSKLFPSFMIMGELSLDGRLMPVRGALPVAIQARNEGFKGIIVPHANELEAAVVDGIEVYGMESLKEVIGFLNGLFHHEPVLFNLKETLKAKMNPEMDFSDVKGQENIKRALEVAAAGGHNVILIGPPGAGKTMLARRMPGILPELSAEEALETTKIHSVAGKLTRGLGLIRERPFRAPHHTISDVALVGGGGYPKPGEISLAHNGVLFLDELPEFKRAVLEVMRQPLEDRKVTISRAKFAVEYPSSFMLLASMNPCPCGFLNHPEKDCTCGFGVVDRYLQRISGPLLDRIDLHIEVVPVPFRELHTQRTSEPSAVIRERVMRAREIQSERFKEADGVHCNAMMSSRQIREHCRIDEAGSQLMKSAMERLDLSARAYDRILKVARPIADMDDSIAVHNEHLSEAINYRSMDRANWGK